A single window of Psychromonas ingrahamii 37 DNA harbors:
- a CDS encoding DctP family TRAP transporter solute-binding subunit — MLKKLMTLSLGTVAVLASFNASASCEPGEIVIKFSHVTNETSHPKGIAASLLSERVNKEMDGKACMEVFPNTTLYNDDQALEAILSGDLQMAAPSLSKFEKITKKFRIFDLPFLFADVAAVDRFQNSASGDILKDSMVRRGIKGLAFWHNGMKQMSASKPLLLPSDAEGLKFRVQASDVLVAQFEQLGANPQKMSFSEVYGGLQTKVIDGQENTWSNTYGKKFFEVQDGVTETNHGILDYLVVTSDDWWKGLPTDVREQLGTIMSEVTQTRNGESMRVNEENKQKIIDAGGVVRTLTAEQRQAWVDALKPVWKKFEKDIGSDLLEAAIASNK; from the coding sequence ATGTTAAAAAAATTAATGACCCTTTCCCTTGGCACCGTTGCTGTACTTGCAAGCTTTAATGCATCAGCAAGTTGCGAGCCGGGTGAAATAGTGATCAAATTCAGCCATGTAACCAATGAGACCAGCCACCCTAAGGGCATCGCCGCTTCTTTATTATCTGAGCGAGTGAATAAAGAGATGGATGGCAAGGCTTGTATGGAAGTTTTTCCTAATACCACGCTTTATAATGATGACCAGGCCTTAGAAGCTATTTTAAGCGGTGATCTGCAGATGGCTGCTCCTTCTTTATCTAAGTTTGAGAAAATAACTAAAAAATTCCGCATTTTTGATCTTCCCTTTTTATTCGCTGACGTGGCCGCCGTAGACCGTTTTCAAAATTCAGCATCCGGTGATATTTTGAAAGATTCGATGGTCCGTCGAGGAATCAAAGGATTGGCATTTTGGCACAATGGCATGAAACAGATGTCAGCGAGCAAACCTTTGTTATTGCCAAGTGATGCTGAAGGTCTTAAGTTCCGAGTCCAAGCATCCGATGTGCTTGTTGCTCAATTTGAACAACTTGGCGCCAACCCCCAAAAAATGTCTTTCAGTGAAGTTTATGGTGGCCTGCAAACCAAAGTTATCGATGGTCAGGAAAATACCTGGTCAAATACCTACGGCAAAAAATTCTTCGAAGTACAAGATGGTGTGACCGAAACGAATCACGGTATTCTGGATTACCTGGTTGTGACATCTGATGATTGGTGGAAGGGTTTACCAACAGATGTACGTGAGCAGTTAGGCACAATAATGTCTGAAGTGACTCAAACTAGAAATGGTGAGTCAATGAGAGTTAATGAAGAAAATAAACAAAAAATTATTGATGCCGGTGGCGTGGTGCGCACTTTAACAGCTGAGCAGCGTCAAGCCTGGGTTGACGCACTGAAACCTGTCTGGAAAAAATTCGAAAAAGATATTGGTAGTGATCTTCTTGAAGCTGCAATAGCATCAAATAAATAA
- a CDS encoding TRAP transporter small permease produces MKHGFFTRLGEITDYMEETLIALFLGLMTLLTFANVVVRYLFNDNILWALELTVFMFAWMVLVGASYLVKKHFHIGVDVIINLAPAGLKKVFALIAVASCLTFSILLLIGSWDYWLPFITDQAWYETQDIPMPDFLQFLSGWLNEGERYEKLPRFIPYFALPLSMAMMTYRFLQIAWLVATNKIDKMIASHEAEEDLDSLHNSEKGE; encoded by the coding sequence ATGAAGCATGGATTTTTTACCCGATTAGGGGAAATAACTGACTATATGGAAGAGACACTCATTGCGCTCTTTTTAGGTTTGATGACCCTGTTAACCTTTGCCAATGTCGTTGTCCGATATCTATTCAATGATAATATTTTATGGGCATTGGAGCTGACCGTGTTTATGTTTGCCTGGATGGTGCTGGTTGGTGCCTCTTATCTGGTGAAAAAACATTTTCATATCGGGGTCGACGTGATTATTAATCTTGCGCCTGCAGGGCTTAAAAAAGTCTTTGCATTAATCGCCGTTGCTTCATGCTTAACGTTTTCAATTTTATTATTAATTGGTTCTTGGGACTACTGGCTCCCTTTTATAACCGACCAGGCCTGGTATGAAACCCAGGATATTCCAATGCCGGATTTCTTACAATTTTTATCTGGCTGGCTCAATGAAGGTGAACGATATGAAAAATTACCCCGTTTTATCCCCTATTTTGCGCTGCCACTGAGCATGGCAATGATGACCTATCGATTTCTGCAAATTGCCTGGCTGGTTGCAACCAACAAAATAGATAAGATGATTGCAAGTCATGAAGCCGAAGAAGATTTAGATTCGTTACACAATTCAGAGAAAGGAGAATAA
- a CDS encoding TRAP transporter large permease — MAMLTLFLMVIVFMTVGVPIAVSLGLSSMIFLLIHSDASLASVAQTLFNAFAGHYTLLAIPFFVLASSFMATGGVAKRIIRFAIAIVGSLRGGLAMASVVACMMFAALSGSSPATVVAIGGIVIAGMVKNGYSKDFAAGVICNAGTLGILIPPSIVMVVYAAATDVSVGRMFLGGVIPGLLAGLMLMIAIYIYARIKNIPAQPFVGWKEVFDSAKEAGWGLLLIVIILGGIYGGIFTPTEAAAVAAVYAFFISNFIYKDMGPLSDKESEDKRAKAYWRKASRVFFHEDTRKTLYEAGKLTIMLMFIVANALILKHVLTEEQIPQMITASMLDAGLGPITFLIVVNIILLIGGQFMEPSGLLIIVAPLVFPIATSLGIDPIHLGIMMVVNMEIGMITPPVGLNLFVTAGVAQMSMMRVVKAALPLVGVMFLFLMIVTYVPWVSTWLPTLMMGPEIITH; from the coding sequence ATGGCGATGTTAACCCTTTTTCTAATGGTGATTGTATTTATGACGGTCGGTGTGCCTATTGCGGTTTCACTGGGTCTGTCGAGTATGATCTTTTTATTAATACATTCTGATGCGTCCTTAGCGTCAGTTGCGCAAACACTGTTTAACGCGTTTGCCGGACATTATACTTTATTGGCTATCCCTTTCTTTGTATTAGCGTCCAGTTTTATGGCAACGGGTGGCGTCGCTAAGCGGATTATACGTTTTGCAATCGCAATAGTGGGCTCACTGCGTGGTGGTCTGGCAATGGCCTCGGTGGTTGCCTGTATGATGTTTGCTGCACTGTCGGGATCGTCTCCGGCAACCGTTGTTGCAATTGGCGGGATCGTGATTGCTGGAATGGTTAAAAATGGTTACAGCAAAGATTTTGCGGCAGGTGTTATCTGTAATGCCGGCACCTTAGGGATTTTGATTCCGCCCTCGATCGTGATGGTGGTTTATGCGGCGGCGACGGATGTGTCTGTCGGGCGAATGTTCTTAGGTGGCGTCATACCGGGTTTGCTCGCGGGTTTAATGCTGATGATTGCTATCTATATTTATGCGCGGATTAAGAATATTCCGGCTCAGCCTTTTGTTGGCTGGAAAGAGGTTTTTGATTCGGCTAAAGAGGCGGGTTGGGGATTACTGCTGATTGTTATTATTCTTGGCGGGATTTATGGCGGTATCTTTACACCGACCGAGGCCGCGGCTGTAGCGGCAGTTTATGCCTTTTTTATCTCTAATTTTATCTATAAAGATATGGGGCCTTTATCCGATAAAGAGTCTGAAGATAAACGGGCTAAAGCGTACTGGCGTAAAGCGTCACGTGTATTTTTTCATGAAGATACCCGTAAAACCCTTTATGAAGCGGGAAAATTAACAATTATGTTAATGTTTATTGTTGCCAATGCATTGATTTTAAAACATGTTTTAACTGAAGAGCAGATTCCGCAAATGATCACCGCATCAATGCTGGATGCCGGTCTAGGACCTATTACTTTCCTGATTGTGGTTAATATCATCTTATTAATCGGTGGACAATTTATGGAGCCCTCCGGCCTGCTTATTATCGTTGCGCCTTTGGTCTTTCCGATAGCCACATCATTGGGAATTGATCCTATTCACCTCGGTATTATGATGGTGGTGAATATGGAGATAGGCATGATCACCCCGCCCGTGGGACTGAATCTGTTTGTGACCGCAGGTGTCGCACAGATGTCGATGATGAGGGTCGTGAAAGCCGCGTTACCGCTGGTCGGTGTTATGTTCCTGTTTTTGATGATAGTCACTTATGTGCCATGGGTTTCAACCTGGTTACCCACCCTGATGATGGGACCTGAAATCATTACTCACTAA